The segment AGAGAGTCTGAACTATTCCCTCCTTCAGGAACAAACTGGTGTTGTGCTGACAAAACttagcctgttctttctctctcattgacaGGTAGTAGCCTCATCCCCttatgaaagagaaggacatggatATGCTGCCTTGCAATTACTTAAGGCCCTGCACCACATTATCCACGCAGCAGTGGGTGAGATGTGGGTAGTAaagatcccacctctgctgcaGTACATTGAAGGTAAAGTGCTAGTTAGGAGGAGTGCGGTCCATGGAGAATAGAAGGGAAGCCACAAAATGCAGCTTCGTATTGACATGTGTTGTGCCATTCCTGTTGCAGTACATGAGAACAGTGGGGAATTGAAGTTGGGGTTCTGGGCCCTCACTTTTCCTTCACCTGGATAACTGGGAAccactggggtaaatccagagtttaaccactgaggccaattcaatcagggcagAATCAGACCAGGAAGGTTTCAGCTGAATGGAAATTATACAGCAGTTCCCCCCACACCTTTGCTAGGTTATTAGTTGGGAAGGTGAATACCCATGAAGCTGGAGGTTAGTGAAATATTTTGGGGTTACATATATAGTCTGATTTTGCAAACTaaatttttctgaaaattaaaccCCATGTTTACTTTCAAGGGCGATTCAATTAAAAAACCCAGAGTTTTCTTTCTGTAAGGAAACCTGAGCCATAAAAGCTAGGTTGGCCAAGTGGCTGCCCTATGTAGAATCTAGGTATTGTGGGCCCAAAAATGTCTTTCACCAATTTTACAGTGGTATGAATCTATTGACCTCCGTGGAAAAAACCCTTCAGTcagtgtaggctgtgtctacactatggggttatgccAGCAGAGCTCCAATGACGTAGCTGTGCCAGGGTAGTCTCTGTGGAGCACGACAGACCCTACGTGGAGCACAAACCCGATGTTTCTGATGAACGTCGGACCCCACAATGTTCAAGTGGGTTTGATATTCAAAAAAAGATTTAAGAAATGAGCTGTATCTTCCCTAGTTGTTGTTGCTGTACAGAGTCCCCAGTACTACATTGTGCCGACATTAAAGAAGGGTAGGTTAGAGCTGGACATTCAgaaacagggccagattctcagctgatgtaaatcagtataattccattgacttcagtgaagctacaccgATTTACATCAAGTTAGGATCGAGTCCAGAATCTCTTCTTATGCAGGAAAAGTTTGTATTCACATTAAACCCAGTCCTCTGATGTGCTGAACcgttttgtgaggtgctcagcaccctcagctcccatgaaagtcaacaggaattgggagtgctcagcatctcactcCTGGTGGGTTGACCCTGAATAAAAATGCCAGCAGGGTACATAATATGATACTTTCTGTTGGTCCAACAAAGAACGTTGGCGTAGGTCCCATTTAGCCTTGAAAGCCCAGGTATGTTACAGCTTGGCAGACCAGGGGTTTTAGAAGGACAGATTgcaaaggtagggtgaccagatgtcccgattttatagggatagtcccgattttggggtctttttcttatatagactcttattagccccccaccccctgtcccgatgtttcacatttgctgtctggtcaccctatgcaaagGAGATACCTGGGACGACTCTTCTTGCTAACCTAGGTGACACTATTGTTTTGCCTCCTGCTTTATAGGAAACACAGAGAATTCCCTGGACCATGAACGGTGGGAGCACATGCTGCTTCAGGTACAAGATGGCTTTCAGATGTATTGtcacagccctccctcccccctccaaatgtACCAGCTGGGGAAAAACTTAATGATAAATTATTCATTAGAAGCAGATCTggtcaaaccatttcatttgcaacttttgttcagtgaaaaatggccttttttattttcatgggagattttcaaatttttcagttttttttacaaaaaacaaaacaaccccaacccaaatagaaaatgtttagtttttttaaactgatgttgattttttgggggcttttttccagttgctttcctgtttgtctcctccCCCCTCTGGCTTTTTCAGTCACaaagtggaagaggggaaaaaggcATGGGGACGAGGgataaagggaaggaaaggggggaaaacaaagaattgaataatggtcatttttgatttgtaaaagcaaaatatttttgtttctttcacttttcatttgtgtGGTGAAAAATCCCACTTGTTTTGTGAAATGGACTTACTATTGTTCAACCAACTCTAGTTATAAATAACTCTGTATTACCTCTGGGAACAACACAAAACTTAACCATAAAACCAGCATGCTAATGGTGCTAGTGCATCACTGGGGGACATCTAAAggattctttttttctatttgccaCTCAAAATAAAATTTGCTCTGAGAAACCCAACGAGGAAAAGAGACAAGACAAGGTTTGGTGACTGTATCTCATGGAGAAGCCTTTCTGGTCAGAAAGAGCTCTTTACAGCCTCGTGTAAATCCAGACAAGGAACATTTTTATGGCGAGCgctgaaaatgaaaggaaaggaacTAGTGACAAATAAGCCCCAGAAGGTTTGGAGTTCCATTTGGGGTTGGATTACACTCTAGAATTTCCCATTCCAGATCCAGGCTCATTTGAAATTCTTTGGGCTAAAAAATCAAATAAGATTAGGTTCTCTTGTGAGGTTTTTGATATTTTCTGGCTGCTGTTCAAAATTCGGGCCCGAAACAGCAAAGTGCTGAGAGTTACTAACCTCttgctgacttcaatgagagttgagaATGTGACCCCGGATCCTTTGGGtgcccagtggcagaggccacaGGAGTGCATAAGATTACCAGGATTCCCTGGATCTGATCTCTATATAATCAAAGGGTGTCATGTAAAGACTTTACTGGATACCTGTGCCACAcggatcatcataatcattgcacaGTGACTGGATGGATAATATATAAGGCGTTATGGTTGTATACTGAAGTTTATGCTTTTAAGGTCTGTGAGTTAGGGCTGGCCACCAGAAAGCGATCAAcaagtttctttcaggcaggagATGCTTATCTGCCTGAATGGCTGTATGTAGATGAGTAATTATTCACAGTGGATGCTAATCAATAGAGCAACATTCTAATCAAGTGGTTGCAAAGTCTCCAGAGGAGATTcgatacaagaaaaacaaacaaacaatagggggtaccctgtttacaagtgaagacaatggatgCTTGGAACTATATCTGGAGGTCCAGAGGTATCCTGCATCAGGTATCCTTCGCCTATTGGATGAACTGCCAGCTAGCTTGTCTCATGAATGGAGGATCACATTTGGTCTGGGTGTTTCATGctgggagagagatttgggggagcTATCCTTTGTGAGACAGGGGAATGTTTGGTTATCTAAGTTTAAGCTCTagaagtgtgttatgattttatttttatgtaaccatttgtttacattaattTTACTTGCTGCTTCTCAAATCTCTGATCTTTGTGAATTAAACTCTACTTGTTTTCACTCTAAACGTATCTAAGTGAAGCATAGTTGTTTTCACTCTAAACGTATCTAAGTGTGTTAAATGGAGCGGTGATGCTGAGGTGACACCGGTGACATGGTATGTAGCAAATCTatgaattctgtgagtgtccagtggaacaggggctggacattctggggctgcacagagggctCGGCGGTTGGAGTGTACCGATTGCTTACCTGTAGAAGGACAGAGGAGCTGGATGGGGTGAGAAGGGTGTGCTTGTGTTTCCTGTGGCTGGCAGAGTCAGGAGCTGACAcctggcaggcacagagaaggcttcctcatgctaagggcaggtggtagtgaggtacctcacaaccctgggtactctCGGGAGGTGTCATAAAGGGTCCAGAGCACTTCAGAGAAGGTTCATGGTCCTTCATAGTCCAGGGTTCTTTGTTCAAAATTTATTAGACCTATTCTCCATCCACTATAAAATCACTCCTCAATggtcagatttcttggctccatCTCATTCTCCAATTCACTGTCTATCTGGGTTTGGAGACTGAGAGGAATCATCAGGCAAAGGTTTAAGAACAACAGGCAGAGGAAGTCTGGGTTGTTGATGTTTACAGTTCTCAATAGGGAAATAATCTTCCCATGACACCTGAATATTGGAAAGTTTAAACAGAGAacaaggaagaaaacaaacaaacaaacaaaccccacaacaaTCCCCAAATTCTTGCAATTAACCATCTACTTTACCTCTTGTTTTACACTCAGTTCCTAAGAACATCTCTGGAGACGATAGACaacagtgcctggagcagccagatAAGCCTTGAGTTGAGCCAGCAGATGGCCAGCTATGCCAGCCCTTCCAAAGAGAAGGTTTGTTATCTGTTAAGGCTTAGTTTCTAGTTAATTTCCCTTGAAATTCTGATTGGGGGGCTGCATAAGGCTTCTCTCAAGgcttcattactttatattttattctgcatataaaatttgtttttacttGTTCCCTGCTCTCTTGCCCCCCGCCCACCCTTCCAATATTTGCTTGGACAGGCTGCTTGTCTGTACTGCATTGTTGGTTCTCTGGCTGGGCTAGATGTTGGGATGTTTCTGCAGTATGGATGCTTGGACTTGGCTATCTTGTTCCTTCCTGAATGTTGCTGAGCTGGGTCTGTACTGACAGGCACGTTGTGTTACTGATATCTCAGTGCTGGTCTCTTTCTTTCAGAGTTTCCTGTATAAGGCGCTAGGAACATCCTTAGCAGTTTGTCAGGACCTGGTCCACGTTAAATCACAGACTCATAAATTTCTGACAACAACAGATTATATGGAAGCCCCTGAGAG is part of the Chrysemys picta bellii isolate R12L10 unplaced genomic scaffold, ASM1138683v2 scaf2889, whole genome shotgun sequence genome and harbors:
- the LOC101939724 gene encoding maestro heat-like repeat-containing protein family member 1 codes for the protein VLWPRLLEYVVPAQYTGTLKPLCRCLRELAEKKQQEGEEAACLDYSGPVKLPTPQGLLARLLVVASSPYEREGHGYAALQLLKALHHIIHAAVGEMWVVKIPPLLQYIEGNTENSLDHERWEHMLLQFLRTSLETIDNSAWSSQISLELSQQMASYASPSKEKSFLYKALGTSLAVCQDLVHVKSQTHKFLTTTDYMEAPEREGVISVLAFSAESHLDLTLNALQEFGAAISKVKISGLIDRLK